DNA from Actinoplanes sp. SE50/110:
ATCGGCGACGGCGCGCGCCTCCGCCGGATCGGTCAGCGGCGCGCAGAGGACCACGAACTCGTCGCCGCCCAGCCGCGCGACCAGGTGGGCAGGACCGGCGGCCGCGGACAGCCGTGCGGCCATGGCGACGAGCAACGCGTCACCGACGTCATGGCCGTACGTATCGTTGACCGCTTTGAACTTGTCGAGATCCGCGAAGATCACTCCGACCGTGCCGCCGGTGCGTTCGGCATCGACCACCGCCTGCTCCAGGCGTTCCATGAACAGGGCACGGTTCGCCAGCCGGGTCAGCGTGTCGTGTTCCGCCTGTTCTCTGACCCGCTGGAACAGCAACGCCTTCGAGATCACCAGCGCGGCCAGATCTGCCAGGTGGCGTAGCAGCGCGTCGGCCTCACCGCCGGCCGGCGGCGCTCCGTGCACCGTCAGAGTTCCGACCTCACGGCCGCCGGCGTGGAGGCGCAGTGCGGTGGTGTCCGGACCATCGGCCTGGTCCGCGGCACTCGGGAGGACCTTCCCGGCGGACGCCGAGATCGGCTCCGGGTGATCCCCGTGCAGGGCGATCGTCACGTCGTCCACCGGAACCTCGGCGATCGTCATCCGGGCGACCGCGTGCAGGACTTCATCAAGATCGAGCATGCCGACCAGATTCGAGGTGAGATCATGCAGGCGGCGCAGCCGCTCCAGCTGCATGCGGGTACGCCGCTGCAGGCGCGTGTTGTCGACGGCGAGCGCCACCCGGCTGGCCACTGCGCGCAACTCGAGGGAGTCGGCTGCGTCGAACGGCGATTCGGAATGACGTATCAGCAGCATGTAGCCCAGGTTCTCCGCGCCACTGGCAAGGCGCGCCCAGGCGGCGTGCTGGACGCCGTCACGGTTGAGCCAGGCAGGCAACGGCACCTGGCCGGCCGGACCGGCCGTCACCGTCTCGCCGCGTCGCGTGGCCGCCAGGTCGGGCGGCAGCTCAGCGGCGTTGGCGGGCAGATCATGTGCCGGGATTCCCCAGCAGCCGGACAGCTCCACGCCATGGTCCGTGACCAGCCAGAAGAGCGCGACATCGGCGTTGAACAGCTCGGCCACCTCGCCGGCGGCGCGAGCGAAGATGTCGTCGACATCGGCCAGCTGGCCGAGCACGCTCACCACCTGTGCCAGGCGGGTGGCTCGCGATAACGCACGTGCGGAGGTGGCGTGCGAGGCGGCGATCTGTGTGCGCAGCTGCCGGACCTCCTCCTGCAGTCGGGCCAGCTCCGCGGAGTCTGCCGGTACAACGTCCGCCGGGATGGTGTCGGTCATCAGAACGCCAGCACCGAGACCGTTGCGTTGTGGAAACCGGAGGAGCCGGAGACCCTCGCGAACTCCCCGTAGGTGAACAGACCACCGGCCTGCGCCCCGGCCAACGCTGCTCGCACCGCACCGGCTTCGGCACCGACCCGCTCACTGAACAGGGCGGTGCGCGCGGTGCAGCTGAACACGAGCGCGCCCCTCGGTGACCCGGCAAGCTGGCCGACCGCCTCGGCGGTCGCCTGCCGGGCCGCGTCGATGAGCTCCTCGAAACTGCTCTCCATGACCTGTACGACCGCATAGTCACTGACGTAGCCGAACATGACGAGACCACCGTCCGGGGTGCAGTCCAGGATGTGGCGCACGTCGAACCGCCCGGAGGCGTTCGGCAATCCCAGGGGCCGGTCCATCACGAGACCCGCGAAGGACATGCCGGTGTCCTCACCGGTACCGCAGCCACGCATCGCGAGGTACGCCTCGCGGGCCGGCCGGCCGTCGATCTCGCGGATCACGTTGCCCTCCGCGCGCGTGACGATCATGGGCTCGCCAGTGGGCCGCCAGCCGTGCTGGACCGCCACACCGAGCGGAACGGGCGAGTTGATCCACACGGCGACCACCCCGTTGTGCAGCACGCGGCCCTCGCCGAGCTGGTACGTCCTGGCCATCCGCAACGGTTCTGCCGCCGCGCCGCCGACGATGGGCACCGTGGCGCCGGCGACCGCGTATGCCCCGCGCAGCACCTCACGCTGGTCGCCGGCGAGACCGTCGGAAAGGATCATCAGGACCGAATGCGGGTGCCGTACGCCGGCTTTCGCGCGAGCCGATTCCACCACCTGGCGGGTGACCCCGGCGATGTCATCGGCAAGCGGTTCGCCGGCGGCCACGCCGAACGACGCACCGTGGGCCGGGACGTAGACCGCGGTGCAACCGGCCGACACGTGCTCGGCCTCGGTGAACGATGCGAACGACGAGCAGCCGACCACCGTGGCATCGCCCGCCGCCGCCTCAGCCGCGGCAAGGACGATCGCGGGCTCCAGGTCGAAGGTCGGAAAGACGATGACGAGGTCACCGGCGGCCGGCACCCGGCCGCCGAGTGCCTGCAGCACCGACTCGGCGGCGGCTGTCGCCGCGTCACTCCCGCAACTGTGCCCCGACCCGATCGGAGCTGCTCGGGTAACGATTGCGCCCATTCGGAACTCCATCTTCGCGGGGGTTCTCTCCTGGAGCCCATCGGCAGGGCGGCCGCGAGTCTGAGAGATGGCCGAACCGGTGGTGACGCCCCGTGCACCCGGTTCCCGGCAACGACCTCACCTTCTACCGGGACTGTGCCTGCGTGACCGGCGCGCCGGTCAGCACCTCGGGGACGTCGCGGCGCCCGGTGAGCGGGCCGGTGGTGGTGCCGTAACCGACGCGCAGGGCCAGCTGGGGGTACCCGGTGCGGCCCAGGGAACGGCGGAGCTGGTCGCGGGCGGCGGGCACCTCGATCGGCTGCGAGATCAGCGAGGTGGCCAGGCCGGCGGCGGTGGCGGTGAGCAGCACCTTCTGCAGGGCCTGACCGGCGACGACCTGGTCGAGGCGGCGGTCGCCCGCGACGCCGAGGATGCCGATCAGCGGTTCGGGTTCGTAGTCGCGGCCGGGGGCGCGGTGCCGGTCGCTGAGGATGCGCTGGGGGAGCAGGTCCTGCGGTTCGGTGATCGGGGCGCCGGCGTGTGCGGGGATGCCGTCGGGGGCACTGCCGGCGTCGGTCCAGGCGATCATTTCGGCCTGGTACGCGGTGTCGCGGCGCAGGACGCGGTCGGCGCTGTGCGCGATCTGCGCGAAGCCGGCCAGGGCGGCCATGCCGACCAGCAGGTCGAGCCAGGCGTGTTCGCTGCGGGCCGCCTCGACCAGCCGGATCCGGGCGGTGGCCGGGACCGGGTCGGGCCAGAACGGGTTGCGGTGGCTGTGCCGGCGGGTGATGGCGGCGTGCAGGTCCTGCTCGGCGTATGTGGGCGGGCGCTCCCGGCCGGGGGTGAGCCGGGCGACCAGGTCGGGGCGGTCGCTGTCGGCGGTCAGCAGCACGTCGGCGGGGCGGCCGGCGACGGCCAGGGCCAGCCGGGCGTTGTAGGTGGCGGCGCCGCACGCGAGCCGGGCGGCCCAGCCCGCGGAATCGGCGACCCGCAGCTGGCGGGACGGGTCGGCGAGGATCTCGATGGCGCCGCCGGCCAGCCGGAACCGCCACGGCTGGCTGTTGTGCAGCGACGGTGCGCGGATGCCCGCGGCGGCGGCACGGTGCAGGTCGGTGTCGTCGTAGGTGGCCATGATCATCAGTCCTCTCGGCAGGTCACCGCCGCGGCCAGGAAACGCCGGTTTGTTTCACGATGCCGGGCCGGCGGGCCGGTGGTCAGGGCCGAAGGACCTTTTCCGGGGTTCGGTCGCCGCCGGGGAGCGGCCCGGTGGCCGGTGCCGGAGTCGGTTGCCGATGGTCAAGTGCCGAGCGGGACCCGCCAGGTCACCGTGGTCCCGGTGCCGTCCGCCCGGGGCCCCGTGCTGAACGTGCCGCCCAGGTCGTCGGCACGGTCGGCCATGTTGACCAGGCCACCGCGGGCCCGCGCCGGATCGAAGCCGATCCCGTCGTCCTCCACCCGCAGCGTGACCTCCGTGTTGCCGGCGTGCACGCTGACCCGGGCACTGCGCGCCTGCGCGTGCCGGGCGACATTCGACAGTGCCTCGCGCAGCACGGCGAGCAGCTCGGGAACGACGTCGTCGGGCACCACACTGTCGATCGGCCCGGTGGTGTCGAGCACCGGGGTGAACCCGAGGGTGCCGGCCGCCGCGGTCACCGCCTCGCGGAGCTCCGCCCGCAGCGACGGACCCACCGGGGCGCGCAGCTCGAAGATGGACGAGCGGATGTCGCGGATCGTCGCGTCCAGATCGTTGACCGCGGTGTTGATCCGGTCCGCCACCTCCGGGCGGGTGGCGTGGACGATCGCGGCCTGCAACTGCATGCCGGTGGCGAACAACCGCTGGATCACCACGTCGTGCAGGTCCCGGGCGATCCGCTCACGGTCCTCCAGGACCAGCAGCAGACCGCGTTCCTCCTGGGCGCGGGCCCGCTGCAGGGCCAGCGAGGCCTGTCCGGCGAAGCTGGCCAGCAGCACCGCGTCCTCGTCGCCGAGCGGCTGGGCGCTGGGCTGGGCGACGAGCAGCACGCCGTGCAGCATGTCGGTGCCGCTGAGCGGGGCGGCCAGCGCCGGACCGTCGGGCACCGGGACCGGCCAGTCGGCGACCGTCGGCAGGCGCGGCACGTGCCGATACGTCTCCCGACCCAGGTCGGCCAGGGCCGTGTCCTCGACCAGCAGCGACCTGCCGGTGAGAGTGGCGCAGCCCGGGTCGGCGCCGTCGGCGACCTCGACCGTGTACCGCCCGGTCACCTCGTCGTGCAGCAGGACCATCACCAGATCGGAGCCGGACAGCTCGCGGGCCCGGCGGGCGATCAGCCGCAGCGCATCGGTGCGCTGCACGTCGCCGAGCAGCACGCTGGTGATCTCCGCGGTCGCGGTGAGCCAGCGGGCCCGGCGCTGGGCGACGGCGAACAGGCGGGCGTTGTCGATCGCGACGCCCGCGGCGGCGGCCAGGGCGACGACGATCTCCTCGTCGTCCTCGCTGAACTCGGCGGCGCCCTGCTTCTCGGCGAGGTACAGGTTGCCGAAGATCTGGTCCCGGGTGCGGACCGGCACGCCGAGGAAGCTGTGCATCGGCGGGTGGTTCGGCGGGAAGCCGAACGAGTCGGGGTGCCGGGTGATGTCCGGCAGCCGCACCGGTTTCGGATCGGTGATCAGCAGGCCGAGCACGCCGCGGCCGTGCGGCAGGTCGCCGATCCGGGCGTGCGCCGCCGGGTCGATGCCGTGCGTGATGAAGTCGGCGAGCTGGGTGCGGTCGGCGCCGATCACGCCGAGTGCGCCGTACCGGGCGCCGGCCAGCGCGCATGCCGCCTCGACGATGCGTTGCAGGGTGCTGCGCAGGTCGAGGTCGCTGCCGATGCCGACGACCGCGTCGAGCAGGGCGCGCAGCCGCTCCCGGCTGGACATCACCTCGCCGACCCGGTCGAGCATCTCGTGCAGCAGCTCGTCGAGGCGGACCCGCGACAGCGGGCTCAAACCCAGCGACGGCGGTCCGTCCCCGGCAATCGGATCACCCATGCCGCACAGGCTAGCTTGGCCGCCGCGGCGCCCTCACGTGTAGAAAGAACCCATGATTCGCGTCTTCCTGCTCGACGACCATGAGGTCGTCCGGCGCGGCCTGATCGACCTGCTGCAGGCCGCCGGTGACATCGAGGTGGTCGGTGAGTCCGGTTCGGCCCACGAGGCGGCGGCCCGCATCCCGGCGCTGCGGCCCGACGTGGCGGTGCTCGACGCCCGCCTGCCCGACGGCAGCGGCATCGACGTGTGCCGGGACGTGCGCGCCGTCGACTCGACGATCAAAGGCCTGATCCTCACGTCGTACGAGGATGACGAGGCGCTGTTCGCCGCGATCATGGCCGGGGCGTCCGGCTACGTGCTCAAACAGATCCGCGGCACCGACCTGGTCGACGCGGTCCGCCGGGTGGCGCAGGGCCAGTCGCTGCTCGACCCGGCGGTCACCCAGCGGGTACTGGAGCGGATCCGGCACGGCGTGGAGCAGCCCCGCGAGCTGGCCGGCCTCACCGACCAGGAACGCAGGATCCTGGAGCTGATCGCCGAGGGCCTGACCAACCGGGACATCGCCGGCCGGATGTTCCTGGCGGAGAAGACGGTGAAGAACTACGTGTCCAGCCTGCTGGCCAAGCTGGGGCTGGAACGCCGCACCCAGGCCGCGGTGCTGGCCACCCGCCTGCTGGGCGACCACCCGCACGGCGGTTCCTAGACGATCTCGACGACCTGCTCGGTGGCCAGCCGCGGGGTGTGCGGCGGGGCGGTGTGCTCCGGATCCTGCAGGCCCAGCCGGACAGCCAGGTGCGGCACCCCGACCCCGCCGAGCATCCGGCGCAGCGCGTCCCGGGTGAACGGCACCTCCACCGGTCCGGGCGGCGCTGACCACCCTCAGCGGCACCGACGGGGACACGGTGGACGACGTCAGCGGGGGAGTAGAGCTTGCTTCAGGACAGAGCGGCGGCCCACACGGGGAAGGGATCCGGATTCTGCCGGCTCAGATCGGCCGAGTTCTGAACCTCGGTCAGCTCCGTCCAGGGGATCCTTCCCGGCTGAGCATCGGAGGCCGCAAGAAGAAGTACATCGGTGACCTCGGGCGTCAATCGGTAACGACCACCGAACGGGAGACTGTCCGCGGGCTTGGATGTCAACGAACAGCGAAGCTGCCCAGCCTGTTCGTCGTACCAGCAGTAGAAGATGCCCGGGCCGGGGCCGTGTCGCTTCGCCAGGTGCCGAACGACATGTTCCAGGGCGGCGGCAACGGCGGTGAGGTCAAAGCGGTTCGGCACACTGTAGTGCCACGTGTTCGTTCGATGTTCGGCTTCGAGGTCGTCTGCACGCAACGCGATCTCGGGATCATCCAGGTAGGACAACGTCATGACCGCCAACGGATCGCTCCCGATCGTGTCGTCCGCGGCGTGAGACATGCTCAACTCCGACCCTTGAGAGCCTCGACCGGCTGAATCACCACGCCGGCATGATCCCACACGTTACGCCAAGACCCTCCGCACCCAGCGTGCCCCCGCCGCCGTTGACGGCGCGTTGCGGGACGGGGTTCTCGTCGCTGGCCCGGGTGGGGCCGAGGCCGACCGTCGGGATCGCCGCGGATCCGGTGCCGCCGCCGGCACCGTGCCGGCGGCGGCGGCAGTGTCACGGCGTGGTGTCCGGCCGCGGCGCGTCGGTCTTCGCCGGGAGTGCCGGCGTGGGGACGGGCACCGGCGAGGTCGAGGCGGACGGTGACGGGGAAGCCGATGCGGACGGTGACGCCGACGACGGGGACGGCGCCGGGGTGGTGGCGCCGGCGTGCGGGCCGGGCAGTGGCGAGGAGGTGATCGTCGTCTCCGGGAAGTCGAAGGTCCACCCCTCGGCGAGCAGGCCCGGGATCAGTTTGCGCAGCGCCTCCACGGTCTGCTTGCGGTCGCCGCCGCCGTCGTGGACGAGCACCACCGCCCGCGGTGTCAGCTGCGCCCGGATCCGCGACACGATCGTGTCGACGCCGGGCAGCGTCCAGTCGTCCGGGTCGACGACCCAGCCCAGCGGGGTGTGCCCGGCCTTGCCGCCGGCCTTCGCCGAGGGGCCGAAGTCGCCGTACGGGGCGCGGTAGTAGGTCACCGTCGCGCCCGGGACGGCCTCGGCGATGGCCGCGTCCGTCTCGGCGATGTCCGCCCGACTCTTGGCCTCCGAGACGATGCCCAGGTCGTCGTGGTGCATCGAGTGGTTGCACAGCCGGTGGCCGTCGGCCACGATGCGGCGCACCTGCTGCGGATACCAGCCGGCGTTCTCGCCGACCATGCAGAACGTCGCCTTGACGTGGTACCGGGCGAGCAGGTCGAGGACCGCCGGGGTGTAGTCGGACGGGCCGTCGTCGAAGGTCAGCGCGAGCCGTTTGCCGGGGTGCTCGGTGTGCACGACCGGCTCGTAACCGGCCGCGGCGGCGTGCAGATCGGTGACCGAGTCGGGGCTGTGTCCGCCGTGGCCGGTCTTGCCGAAGTCGCCCGTGTCGGCGCGCCCGACGTGCGCCGGTGCCGGCAGCGGCGTGACCGGCGCGCCCTGCAGCGCCGACCGGGTGAACTCGCGCCAGAGCTGGGCCGGGATCGTGTCACCCTCGATCCGCTTGTTCTTCGCGTCGCGCAGCGGCCCCGGTTTCGCCCTGCCGAGCCACACCGCGGTGGCCAGTTCCGGCGTGTAGCCGGCCATCCAGGCGTCCTGGTTGTCGCGCGTCTCGAGGTACTGCTGGGTGCCGGTCTTGCCGGCGGCCGGACGACCCGGGGTGAAACCGTGCTCCTGCACCACCGACCGCAACACCGTGGAGACGTCGGCGGCGATCTTCGGGTCGACCGCGGCGGTACCGCCGGTCGGCTCGGTGTAGTCGAAGCCGGTCGCCCCGGTCACCGAACGCACGAAGTGGCGCTGGTGCCGGTCGCCGTTGCCGGCCAGCGTCGCGTACACGGTGGCCAGGTCGCCCGGCGTGACCGGGTAACGACCCATGGCGATGTCGCCGCGGGTGTGGCCGGGGGCCGGGTCACCCTTGACATCCACCATCGACTTGGCCCCGTGGTAAGTGTCCGGAATGCCGAGCTTCACCGCCATGTCCCGGACCCGGTCCGGGCCGATCTCCGCGGTCACCGCGTAGAACGGCGTGTTCAGCGAGTCGACCATCGCGTGCTGCAGCGTGCAGTCGGCGCACTGCAGATCGTTGTGGTTGCGCAGGGGCACGCCCCGGTCCGGGAACAACCGCGGCGAGCTGCCGTCCCAGTGGGACTGATAGGCGATGCCCCGACCCAGCGCGGCCGCCAGCACGATCGGCTTGAACGTGGACGCGGCCGGGTGCAGAGCCGCCGCGTAGTCGAAGTAGCCGCTGCCGTGCTCGCCGCCGTAGTACGCCCGTACCCCACCGGTCGCCGGATCGACCGCGACCAGGGCCGCCTGCAGGCCGGACGGCTGGCCGTGCAGTTGTGCCGCGACGGTGCCCACCGCGGCCTGCTGCGCCGCCGCGTCCAGCGTGGTGACCACCTGCAGGCCCTGGGTGTGCAGCTGCTGGGAGGTGATCTGGTGGGTGGACAACTCGCGTTCCACCTGGTCGACGACCAGACCGAGCGGGCCGCCGATCGGCGAGCCGGCCGGCTGCAGCTGCGGGTACGTCACCGCCGGGTCCACCCAGCCGTTGGCCTGGGCGCTCGCCAAGATCCAGTTCCAGCGCCGCCGGGCCGCCTTGGCGTCGTGGTCCGGGTCGTATCCCCAGGGATCCTTGATGACCGCGGCGAGCACCGCGCTCTGGGCGAAGTCGAGCCGATCCGGGGTGATCCCGAAGTAGGCGTGCGCGGCGGCGGCGATCCCGTACGCGCCCCGACCGAAGTAGATCGTGTTCAGGTACCGCTCCAGGATCTCGTCCTTGGAGTGCTCGCGTTCCAGGTTGAGGGCCAGCGCGAATTCCCGGGCCTTGCGGTTCACCGTGACGTTCTGGGTGAGGAAGGCGTTGCGGGCGTACTGCTGGGTGATCGTCGAGGCGCCCTGGTGCGCGCCGCCCGCGTCGGCCACCATGGCCCGCATCACGCCGCGCAGGGAGACGCCGACGTGGTGGTAGAAGTCGCGGTCCTCGGCGATCAGCACAGCCCGGCGCAGCTCGGGCGAGACGGCCGACAGCGCCACGTCGTTGTGGTCGGTGGCACCGACCCGGGCCAGGATGGTCCGACCGTCGCGGTAGTACAGGACGGACGCCTGTGGCTCCGGGCTCACGCCGGGCACCGGCACGGATTCGACGTACGCCTCGGCTGCGGCCGCCCCCGCGCCGACCCAGAACAACAGTACGGCGACGACGGTGGTCACCAGTCGGCGCCAGCGGACGGTTCGTTTCTCGATGGA
Protein-coding regions in this window:
- a CDS encoding sensor domain-containing diguanylate cyclase is translated as MTDTIPADVVPADSAELARLQEEVRQLRTQIAASHATSARALSRATRLAQVVSVLGQLADVDDIFARAAGEVAELFNADVALFWLVTDHGVELSGCWGIPAHDLPANAAELPPDLAATRRGETVTAGPAGQVPLPAWLNRDGVQHAAWARLASGAENLGYMLLIRHSESPFDAADSLELRAVASRVALAVDNTRLQRRTRMQLERLRRLHDLTSNLVGMLDLDEVLHAVARMTIAEVPVDDVTIALHGDHPEPISASAGKVLPSAADQADGPDTTALRLHAGGREVGTLTVHGAPPAGGEADALLRHLADLAALVISKALLFQRVREQAEHDTLTRLANRALFMERLEQAVVDAERTGGTVGVIFADLDKFKAVNDTYGHDVGDALLVAMAARLSAAAGPAHLVARLGGDEFVVLCAPLTDPAEARAVADRLGRVLEAPFELGGTRLPAGASFGLATTGEAGYDPEALLRAADEAMYTAKAAARTAANRAEP
- a CDS encoding FIST signal transduction protein → MGAIVTRAAPIGSGHSCGSDAATAAAESVLQALGGRVPAAGDLVIVFPTFDLEPAIVLAAAEAAAGDATVVGCSSFASFTEAEHVSAGCTAVYVPAHGASFGVAAGEPLADDIAGVTRQVVESARAKAGVRHPHSVLMILSDGLAGDQREVLRGAYAVAGATVPIVGGAAAEPLRMARTYQLGEGRVLHNGVVAVWINSPVPLGVAVQHGWRPTGEPMIVTRAEGNVIREIDGRPAREAYLAMRGCGTGEDTGMSFAGLVMDRPLGLPNASGRFDVRHILDCTPDGGLVMFGYVSDYAVVQVMESSFEELIDAARQATAEAVGQLAGSPRGALVFSCTARTALFSERVGAEAGAVRAALAGAQAGGLFTYGEFARVSGSSGFHNATVSVLAF
- a CDS encoding nitroreductase, which gives rise to MATYDDTDLHRAAAAGIRAPSLHNSQPWRFRLAGGAIEILADPSRQLRVADSAGWAARLACGAATYNARLALAVAGRPADVLLTADSDRPDLVARLTPGRERPPTYAEQDLHAAITRRHSHRNPFWPDPVPATARIRLVEAARSEHAWLDLLVGMAALAGFAQIAHSADRVLRRDTAYQAEMIAWTDAGSAPDGIPAHAGAPITEPQDLLPQRILSDRHRAPGRDYEPEPLIGILGVAGDRRLDQVVAGQALQKVLLTATAAGLATSLISQPIEVPAARDQLRRSLGRTGYPQLALRVGYGTTTGPLTGRRDVPEVLTGAPVTQAQSR
- a CDS encoding GAF domain-containing sensor histidine kinase — translated: MGDPIAGDGPPSLGLSPLSRVRLDELLHEMLDRVGEVMSSRERLRALLDAVVGIGSDLDLRSTLQRIVEAACALAGARYGALGVIGADRTQLADFITHGIDPAAHARIGDLPHGRGVLGLLITDPKPVRLPDITRHPDSFGFPPNHPPMHSFLGVPVRTRDQIFGNLYLAEKQGAAEFSEDDEEIVVALAAAAGVAIDNARLFAVAQRRARWLTATAEITSVLLGDVQRTDALRLIARRARELSGSDLVMVLLHDEVTGRYTVEVADGADPGCATLTGRSLLVEDTALADLGRETYRHVPRLPTVADWPVPVPDGPALAAPLSGTDMLHGVLLVAQPSAQPLGDEDAVLLASFAGQASLALQRARAQEERGLLLVLEDRERIARDLHDVVIQRLFATGMQLQAAIVHATRPEVADRINTAVNDLDATIRDIRSSIFELRAPVGPSLRAELREAVTAAAGTLGFTPVLDTTGPIDSVVPDDVVPELLAVLREALSNVARHAQARSARVSVHAGNTEVTLRVEDDGIGFDPARARGGLVNMADRADDLGGTFSTGPRADGTGTTVTWRVPLGT
- a CDS encoding response regulator transcription factor, whose translation is MIRVFLLDDHEVVRRGLIDLLQAAGDIEVVGESGSAHEAAARIPALRPDVAVLDARLPDGSGIDVCRDVRAVDSTIKGLILTSYEDDEALFAAIMAGASGYVLKQIRGTDLVDAVRRVAQGQSLLDPAVTQRVLERIRHGVEQPRELAGLTDQERRILELIAEGLTNRDIAGRMFLAEKTVKNYVSSLLAKLGLERRTQAAVLATRLLGDHPHGGS
- a CDS encoding transglycosylase domain-containing protein; its protein translation is MQQESIEKRTVRWRRLVTTVVAVLLFWVGAGAAAAEAYVESVPVPGVSPEPQASVLYYRDGRTILARVGATDHNDVALSAVSPELRRAVLIAEDRDFYHHVGVSLRGVMRAMVADAGGAHQGASTITQQYARNAFLTQNVTVNRKAREFALALNLEREHSKDEILERYLNTIYFGRGAYGIAAAAHAYFGITPDRLDFAQSAVLAAVIKDPWGYDPDHDAKAARRRWNWILASAQANGWVDPAVTYPQLQPAGSPIGGPLGLVVDQVERELSTHQITSQQLHTQGLQVVTTLDAAAQQAAVGTVAAQLHGQPSGLQAALVAVDPATGGVRAYYGGEHGSGYFDYAAALHPAASTFKPIVLAAALGRGIAYQSHWDGSSPRLFPDRGVPLRNHNDLQCADCTLQHAMVDSLNTPFYAVTAEIGPDRVRDMAVKLGIPDTYHGAKSMVDVKGDPAPGHTRGDIAMGRYPVTPGDLATVYATLAGNGDRHQRHFVRSVTGATGFDYTEPTGGTAAVDPKIAADVSTVLRSVVQEHGFTPGRPAAGKTGTQQYLETRDNQDAWMAGYTPELATAVWLGRAKPGPLRDAKNKRIEGDTIPAQLWREFTRSALQGAPVTPLPAPAHVGRADTGDFGKTGHGGHSPDSVTDLHAAAAGYEPVVHTEHPGKRLALTFDDGPSDYTPAVLDLLARYHVKATFCMVGENAGWYPQQVRRIVADGHRLCNHSMHHDDLGIVSEAKSRADIAETDAAIAEAVPGATVTYYRAPYGDFGPSAKAGGKAGHTPLGWVVDPDDWTLPGVDTIVSRIRAQLTPRAVVLVHDGGGDRKQTVEALRKLIPGLLAEGWTFDFPETTITSSPLPGPHAGATTPAPSPSSASPSASASPSPSASTSPVPVPTPALPAKTDAPRPDTTP